The Geoalkalibacter sp. genome has a segment encoding these proteins:
- the dsrP gene encoding sulfate reduction electron transfer complex DsrMKJOP subunit DsrP, with protein MRKNLGVEIRTFAGGLFEVMFVGGRAFYAWMIFLTLFVVAGAATYVTQLTQGMAVTHMRDQVSWGFYISNFTFLVGVAAAAVLLVIPAYLYHFKAIKKIVAFGELLAVTAVIMAILFVFVDIGRPDRIWHMLPGLGILNFPSSILAWDLMVLNGYLLLNLGITTYIGTCTYLGREPDKRIVIPLILLSIPWAVGIHTVTAYLYNGLPARPFWNASILAPRFLASAFCAGPALMIVIFQILRRVMDFQVRDRAIFKLAEIIAYAMAVNLFLMGAEIFKEYYSHTQHLAPMEYLLQGLNGKTRLVPWIWVAILFNLIGFFLFLLPRTRRNFITLNIGCVLIFVGIWIEKGMGLIVPGFIPDSLGEIYEYMPSSREVLIGLGIWATGGLIYTLAVRTVIALDTGRLRHPGAPPLVPEYDEEGPLAGDLMAANPITVTADTRITQARAIMSHSGCGGIPVVNEQNRVVGLLSESDLIFHEIHQEPQLVEKFRHLLLPKFRRKNFSGETVAQIMGAPAITAREDTPARELSQMLLENNIKRIVIVDAQDQPIGIVSRGDIVRTFEPAFGDTRKPGAENDSHLEKN; from the coding sequence ATGAGGAAAAATCTCGGGGTCGAAATCCGCACCTTCGCGGGGGGGCTGTTCGAGGTGATGTTCGTGGGCGGCCGGGCTTTTTATGCCTGGATGATCTTTCTCACCCTGTTTGTCGTGGCGGGGGCGGCCACCTACGTCACCCAACTGACCCAGGGCATGGCCGTCACCCACATGCGCGATCAGGTGTCCTGGGGCTTCTACATTTCCAACTTCACCTTCCTCGTCGGAGTGGCCGCGGCGGCGGTGCTGCTGGTGATTCCGGCCTACCTCTATCATTTCAAGGCCATCAAGAAGATCGTCGCCTTCGGCGAATTGCTCGCCGTCACCGCCGTCATCATGGCCATTTTGTTCGTGTTCGTCGACATCGGCCGGCCCGACCGCATCTGGCACATGCTGCCGGGGTTGGGCATCCTCAATTTTCCGTCCTCGATTCTCGCCTGGGACCTGATGGTGCTCAACGGCTATCTGCTGCTCAACCTCGGCATCACCACCTACATCGGCACCTGCACCTACCTGGGCCGCGAACCCGACAAGCGCATCGTCATCCCCCTGATCCTACTCTCCATTCCCTGGGCGGTTGGGATTCACACCGTGACCGCCTATCTGTACAACGGCCTGCCGGCTCGACCCTTCTGGAATGCCTCGATCCTCGCGCCGCGTTTTCTCGCCTCGGCCTTTTGCGCCGGACCCGCCCTGATGATCGTTATCTTTCAGATTCTGCGGCGGGTCATGGATTTTCAGGTGCGCGACCGGGCCATTTTCAAGCTCGCCGAGATCATCGCCTACGCCATGGCGGTCAATCTGTTTCTCATGGGCGCCGAGATCTTCAAGGAATATTATTCGCACACCCAGCATCTGGCGCCCATGGAGTATCTGCTCCAAGGCCTGAACGGCAAGACCCGCCTGGTGCCCTGGATCTGGGTCGCCATCCTGTTCAACCTGATCGGTTTTTTTCTATTCCTCCTGCCGAGAACCCGCCGGAATTTCATCACCCTCAACATCGGCTGCGTGTTGATTTTCGTCGGCATCTGGATCGAGAAGGGCATGGGCCTGATCGTGCCGGGCTTCATTCCTGATTCCCTGGGTGAAATCTACGAATACATGCCGTCCTCGCGGGAAGTTCTCATCGGCCTGGGCATCTGGGCGACGGGCGGGTTGATCTATACCCTGGCGGTGCGGACGGTGATCGCCCTGGATACCGGTCGCCTCCGACACCCCGGCGCGCCGCCCCTGGTGCCGGAATACGACGAGGAGGGTCCCCTCGCCGGGGATCTGATGGCGGCGAATCCCATCACGGTGACGGCGGACACAAGGATTACCCAGGCGCGGGCCATCATGAGTCACAGCGGCTGCGGGGGGATTCCCGTGGTGAACGAGCAGAACCGAGTAGTGGGCCTGCTGTCGGAATCCGACCTGATTTTCCACGAAATTCACCAGGAGCCGCAGTTGGTCGAAAAATTCCGGCATCTGCTGCTGCCCAAATTCCGCCGAAAAAATTTTTCGGGAGAAACGGTGGCGCAGATCATGGGCGCTCCGGCGATCACCGCGCGCGAGGATACCCCGGCACGCGAACTCTCGCAGATGCTTCTGGAGAACAACATCAAGCGCATCGTCATCGTCGATGCGCAGGATCAGCCCATTGGGATCGTCTCGCGCGGCGACATCGTCCGAACCTTTGAACCGGCGTTTGGCGACACGCGAAAACCGGGGGCGGAAAATGATTCTCATTTGGAAAAAAATTAA